A single region of the Lycium barbarum isolate Lr01 chromosome 2, ASM1917538v2, whole genome shotgun sequence genome encodes:
- the LOC132625828 gene encoding protein XRI1, with translation MGDLHSIAYNSNLHNFSSLGCDFHGLEVFNNDISPFMESTPPFLSNLDSDFSSGYLQDALFKFNSKRRRLLLFDDDEKENYQTKDSNNSIENLWSSTMDNHFSEDYDSFSQITKCDSFSGDPMSKMSEEYSKRTEEEAISETYYSSSSASSSHHKNTQSNSHKQVLQYGGGDKKRCKKRMAGKIVYPFGLVKPGGQEGDVTLNDINERILMRPTRPVRHPVGDFACRPTVSATGPGLSGKTVVALTKIHTQGRGTITIIRTRE, from the exons ATGGGTGACCTCCACTCAATTGCTTATAACAGCAATCTCCATAACTTCTCTTCCCTAGGTTGTGACTTCCATGGCCTTGAAGTTTTCAACAATGACATTTCTCCAT TTATGGAGAGCACTCCACCATTTTTGTCAAATCTTGATTCTGACTTCTCAAGTGGATATCTACAAGATGCTTTATTCAAATTCAACTCTAAAAGAAGGCGTTTGTTATTGTTTGATGATGATGAGAAGGAGAATTATCAAACTAAAGATTCAAACAATTCCATTGAG AATTTGTGGAGTTCCACAATGGACAACCATTTCTCTGAGGATTATGATTCCTTTAGCCAGATAACTAAGTGTGATAGCTTTTCAG GGGATCCTATGAGCAAAATGAGTGAGGAATATTCCAAAAGGACAGAGGAGGAAGCCATATCTGAAACTTATTATTCTTCTTCATCagcatcatcatctcatcataagAATACTCAATCCAATTCTCATAAACAAGTCCTACAATATG GAGGAGGTGATAAAAAAAGATGCAAGAAAAGGATGGCTGGAAAAATTGTGTATCCATTTGGGCTAGTGAAGCCAGGAGGGCAAGAAGGGGACGTGACATTAAACGACATCAACGAGAGGATTCTGATGAGGCCGACCCGGCCCGTAAGGCATCCGGTCGGGGACTTCGCCTGTCGCCCGACCGTATCTGCTACCGGGCCGGGGTTGTCCGGCAAGACGGTGGTGGCGCTCACTAAAATTCATACCCAAGGGAGAGGGACAATTACAATTATAAGGACTCGAGAATGA